The Candidatus Eisenbacteria bacterium genomic sequence GCCATCGTCCTGTCGGGACGGCCCACTCCCAGGCGGAACATGAATCCCGGGATCTCCGCCTGGAAGTAGGCGAAATCCTCCCCTCCCATTCCCGACTCGGCCAGGATGACGTTCTCCTGCCCCATGACGCGGATGATCGTCGGAAGCGTCTCGTCCACCAGCGCGGGATCGTTGTATCCCGAGGGCGTGCCGAACGAGTAGAGGACCTCTGGCTCCGGGGCCCCGTGCGCCGCGGCGATCCCCCTGACGGTCCTGATCACGGCCGTCTTGATCTGCTCGCGCACATCCGGCTCGAGGCTTCGCGCAGTGCCGCGCAGCTCGACCTCCTCCGGGATCACGTTGCTCGATGTCCCCCCATGAACGGCCGCGACGGTGACGACCGCCTGCCGGGCGGCATCGATCTCGCGGCTCACGACGGTCTGCAGGGCGAGGATGATCTCGGCGGCGATCACGACGGGATCGATCGCCCGGTGCGGGTAGGCGCCGTGGCCCCCTCTCCCGAGGACCCGGATC encodes the following:
- a CDS encoding amidohydrolase — encoded protein: GIFDGDRRPDAIFALHDQPAVLCGQVGYRPGRSSANVDDFKIRVLGRGGHGAYPHRAIDPVVIAAEIILALQTVVSREIDAARQAVVTVAAVHGGTSSNVIPEEVELRGTARSLEPDVREQIKTAVIRTVRGIAAAHGAPEPEVLYSFGTPSGYNDPALVDETLPTIIRVMGQENVILAESGMGGEDFAYFQAEIPGFMFRLGVGRPDRTMAVHNPAFDPDESAIPIGIRLVSEILWDYMARHAE